The Antarcticibacterium sp. 1MA-6-2 genome has a window encoding:
- a CDS encoding FtsX-like permease family protein, which produces MLQGKKQTALTTPFTAVISRSTAQKYFGEEDPLGKTIKIFDEGYSVEITGVMEDIPLNSHIQADIVLSMVTFSQNLYQGVDEQWGNYSPSTYILVAPNTNPKQLEAKFPAFLEKKAGNEMKESQMFVSLFLEPFEEVYLHSSRGGSVQGSINNVYIFGMVVVFILLIACINFINLTTARSVERAKEVGIRKVVGAQKRHLGSQFIGESIVICFIAAVFTVGFVSLLLPYFNQMAGKTVAENIFSEPFYLLMLFVVAIILGLISGIYPALVLSSFK; this is translated from the coding sequence TTGCTTCAGGGGAAAAAGCAAACTGCATTAACAACTCCTTTTACTGCCGTAATATCCCGGTCCACGGCTCAAAAATATTTCGGAGAAGAAGATCCCCTGGGAAAAACTATTAAAATCTTTGATGAAGGATATTCAGTTGAGATCACAGGGGTAATGGAAGATATCCCTTTGAATTCTCACATCCAGGCAGATATTGTTCTTTCTATGGTAACTTTTAGTCAAAATCTTTACCAGGGTGTAGATGAGCAATGGGGAAATTATAGTCCTTCCACATATATCCTGGTTGCCCCTAATACCAATCCAAAACAACTTGAAGCAAAATTTCCGGCTTTTCTGGAGAAGAAGGCTGGTAACGAGATGAAGGAATCACAAATGTTTGTATCTCTCTTCCTGGAACCCTTTGAGGAGGTTTATCTTCATTCTTCAAGAGGAGGATCTGTGCAGGGCAGTATCAACAATGTATATATATTTGGAATGGTTGTGGTATTTATTTTATTGATCGCCTGTATTAATTTTATTAACCTCACCACAGCCCGTTCAGTAGAAAGAGCGAAAGAAGTAGGAATAAGGAAGGTTGTGGGAGCTCAAAAGAGACATCTTGGTTCTCAATTCATAGGAGAATCAATTGTCATATGTTTCATAGCAGCTGTTTTTACTGTTGGATTTGTTTCACTGCTACTGCCCTACTTCAACCAAATGGCCGGAAAAACGGTAGCTGAAAATATCTTTTCTGAACCTTTTTACCTGCTGATGTTGTTTGTTGTTGCTATAATTTTAGGACTCATTTCAGGTATTTATCCGGCACTTGTTCTCTCTTCTTTTAAGTAG